One region of Faecalibacter bovis genomic DNA includes:
- a CDS encoding polysaccharide biosynthesis/export family protein, which produces MKIKLKNILYLIVFSFIIFSCAKREDVVYFNDAQTINTFVQENAPKIQINDKLKVSVYATDATTTAPFNLQSSSTNDTEGKTYLVDQNGAIDMPILGKVNVKGLTRIEAQDLIQEKVSFYIKNTSVNVSFADFKITILGEVNSPGTKVLPSEKVSIIDAIGLAGDLKINGVRNNIMVIRNTEGQVESHRVDLTSKEVFNSPVYYLAQNDVIYVEPNKSAIQNASSTRTITIAASIIGLVLSITTIITRL; this is translated from the coding sequence ATGAAAATCAAATTAAAAAACATTCTATATCTAATTGTGTTTTCATTCATCATTTTTTCTTGTGCAAAAAGAGAAGATGTTGTCTATTTTAATGATGCGCAAACCATCAATACTTTTGTGCAAGAAAACGCACCTAAAATTCAGATTAACGATAAATTAAAAGTTAGCGTGTACGCTACTGATGCAACAACTACAGCTCCTTTTAATTTACAAAGTTCCTCTACAAACGATACGGAAGGTAAAACATATTTAGTAGACCAAAATGGTGCTATAGATATGCCTATTTTAGGAAAAGTTAATGTGAAAGGTTTGACTCGTATTGAGGCTCAAGATTTAATTCAAGAAAAAGTATCTTTTTATATCAAAAACACTTCTGTAAATGTATCATTTGCAGATTTTAAGATTACAATTTTAGGTGAAGTTAATAGTCCTGGAACTAAAGTTTTACCATCTGAGAAAGTTTCTATTATTGATGCAATTGGTTTAGCAGGAGATTTAAAAATTAATGGTGTAAGAAATAATATCATGGTAATTAGAAATACTGAAGGACAAGTTGAATCTCATCGTGTTGATTTAACATCTAAAGAAGTATTTAATTCACCTGTATATTATTTAGCTCAAAACGACGTAATTTACGTTGAACCAAACAAATCAGCAATACAAAATGCTTCAAGTACAAGAACTATAACAATTGCTGCAAGTATCATTGGATTAGTACTTTCAATTACAACTATCATCACTCGATTATAA